The nucleotide sequence CTGACGCTGTCTACCCCGCCTGGGCATCAAACGGTGCGCAGCGTGCCATCGTCGACTTCGGCTGGGCTGATCCGGCCACTCCGATCCAGGTCGATACCGCCATCATGACGAGCAAACCGCACGGTTGGGTTGGCAACACGTTCAAGGAGAAGGAAGTGGCGCGAGCAATTCGTCGCGTCCTACCGGCTGACTTCGAACGTTTCGATGAACTCTTTGATTTGGTAAAGGCCCGAAATGAGTACCGCTAGCGCCTACCTCACCGTCTCTGGGATCGATGTCGATGTCATCTACAAGAACATCAAAAACCTGCATATCGCCGTCTACCCTCCCCTCGGCCGGGTGCGCGTTGCGGCGCCTGAACGACTCGATGACGATGCCATCAGGCTTGCTGTCGTACAGCGACTGCCATGGATCAAGAAGCAGCGCGAGCAGCTTCGCAACGCCGTGCGTCAGACCGAACGCGAAATGGTCACGGGCGAATCCCACTATGTATGGGGCCAGCGATACCGCCTCAAGGTCGTAAACGAACCAGGGCGGATTCAGTTTGCTATCACCGGTAAACGGTTGACTGTATATGCTCCGGACGACAGCACGCCGGACAGTCTTCGTGCAGCTCTGGACGAGTGGTACCGCACCGCTCTCAAGCGCGAGATCCCGGAACTCATAGCTAAGTGGCAGCCAGTTATTGGACGAGATGTGGCGAAGTGGACTGTGCGCCGCATGAAGACCAAGTGGGGTAGCTGTAACCGCGAATCGGCCCACGTCTGGTTCAACATAGAACTCGCCAAGAAGCATCCGCACTGCCTGGAGTACATCGCAGTCCACGAAATGATGCATCTAATCGAACGGCACCACAACGAGCGTTTCACTGAGCTGATGGATCAACACCTGCCAGACTGGCGTGCTCGAAGAGATGAGCTCAACGCCGCACCTTTAGTTCAAGAGAAATGGGGAATCACGGATGTCGCTGGAAGCTGATATCGCTACATGGATAGGCACTCGCCCAACGTGGCAGCAGCAAGTCTTTTCTAGTCTCTGCAAGGGAGATCCAATTGGCGAAGCCGAGATTGACCAAATCGCGGAAGACCTCCTGACTGGATCCGTTGCCGATGCGCTACAGCTCAGTGCATCAGATATACCTGGCGGCGCGGCAATCTCGGATCCTGTCCGACTTCTCCAGCTACGGAATGTCGAGGGAATCAACGCTCTCGCATCAGACCAGACGCTGACCTTTTCCGGCAGCGGCCTCACAGTGATTTACGGTGACAACGGCAGCGGCAAGTCAGGCTACGCGCGGCTCCTTCGGACAGCCGTCAGGGCGCGTGTGCACGGAGATGTGCTGGGAAATGTCTTCGCTTCAAATGGATCTGACGATCAACACGCGGTTTTCGAGTACGTGGTCGGCGACGCCAGCAGAACTGATGAATGGAAATGGCAGGAGCCGTTCAGCGGAGAGCTTGCGCAAGTTCAGTTCTACGACGATGCGTGCGGCCACGCGTATGTCAGTACGGCATCTGAAATCAGCTACAGACCTTCTGCACTCGAGTTGCTTGATCAACTTGGCCAGGTCTGCGACGCCGTGTGCGCCACCCTCGACGAGAAGTTGCAGGAAAATACGAACTCGAAAGCCTCGATGCCGGTCGTGCATCCGGACACGAAGGCTAGCGCATTTTTGTCATCGCTCACTGGGCAAACAACGAAAGAACAGTTAGACGTCGCCCTGACATCAAGGGCTGATATCTCAGAAGATCTGAGTAACGCGATCCAAGCTGAGGCACAGCTCAAGAGTAGTGACCCGGCCAAGGAACGACAGAGACTGAACAATTTGGCGACGGACTATAAGACTATCGCCGCACATTGCAAGCTGGTCTTCAGCAGCCTGTCGACAGATGGACTTCAGCTACTCGCGAAGACACGGAAGGGTGCGCTAGAGCTTCGTGCAGCCGCGAAGATCGCGTCTTCCGATAAGTTTTCCGAGGAGCCTCTCGACGGAGTCGGCAGTGAAACATGGCGGACGCTATGGGAGGCAGCCAAAGCCTTCTCGGAGACCGATGCATACACTGGACACGATTTCCCTCATGTCGAAGAAGAAAGCCGCTGTGTCCTGTGCCAGCAAGTACTGGACAAAGGAGGGGCGGAGCGTCTCAGTCGATTCCGCACCTTCATGACCGACACCACCGAAGAAGATGCCAAAGCGGCCGAAGGATTATTGCAGGCCAAGCGAGCTGAGCTGGCTATGCTTCATCACTTACCGGCTACAATCAGCGCATCTTTGACAAGGCTTACGATCGCCGACGATCCGACAGCCACCAAGGCGGAGGAGTGGCTACAGAAAGCTATCGACACCGCTTTGCAAGCTGTTAAATGGATTGACGGTCAGCAGGATGATCCTCCAGCTGCACTCGTGGAGTGCTCGGCGGCAGCTCTGACCACAAAGGGTGATGAGTTGACCAAGGAGGCCCTTGCGATAGATTCTGGCACGTTCCAAACACAGCTAGCCAACGCCTCTGCTGCGGTCAGGGATCTGCAATCCCAAACAGCCCTGATTGGTGCCGCAGATAGCATTCGGCAGGAAGTGTCTCGTCTAGCCCTGCGTACAACGATCGAAAAAGCCAAGCGGTCGACAGACACGGGCGTCATCACGCGCAAGACAACTGAGCTGACGAAAGAGCACGTTACTCGCTTAGTACGAGACAAATTCACACGCGAGACTGAACGTTTACGGCTAACCGGAGTTACTCTGGACCCACAGCGAGGAAAAAAGAACACCCTACCTCACCTTCCATCGCTCGTGAACACTACGTCACGGGCCTCCGTGACGGACGTCCTTAGCGAGGGAGAAAAGACCGCTCTCGGCCTAGCCGGATTCTTCACAGAAGTTGCATTCGACGAAACGCGGTCAGCAGTGGTTCTTGATGATCCGATCACATCCTTGGACCATGGCAGACGCTCCATCGTCGCTCGACGCATTGTTGAACTTGCTGAAGACCGCCAGGTAGTCGTGTTTACTCACGACATTAGCTTCGTCGGCGACCTCGTGAAGCATGCGGACGAGTTTGGTGTGCCCGTCGCCAGGCGATGGATCAGCCGCCAAAAGGAATCGACGGGTTACTGCCTTGACGGCCACCCATGGACAGCAAAAGATGTTTCGACTCGCATACATGACCTAAAAACAGAGGCGGCAAGAATCGCCAAGGAGCGGAAAGATCTGAATCCAGAGGAGTACGACCGACGATGCTCCGCTTGGGCTGGCGATCTGTCCACCACCTGGGAGCGGGCAGTAAACCTGGAGATCGTCTACCAAGTGGTCGATCGTGGAACGGCTGAAGTTAAACCGAAAATGTTCAAGCTACTTGCTGCAATCACCCAGCAAGACAACGATGAGTTTCAACTGGGATATAGTCACGCATCCAAGTGGACGCGCAGACACGACCAAGATCCCGAAACGAACTACACCCCGCCCGAGCCTGAGGAGCTGGAGAGTGAGATCAGTCGTTTGGATGAATGGTTCAAACGCGTCCGCAAGTACCGAAACTAATAGGCCTTGTGACGGCACTCATATCAGCGGACCTCCAGCAAGAACATCCGGGCGGTGTCGTAACTGCAACCAACCCGCTTGGCGATGTCCCGGATGATCATGCCCTGCTAGCGGAGGCGAAGAATCTCCTTCTCCTTGGCGGGTGTCAGACCACGAGGCCTGGCGCGTACGCCACGCTCTGTAAGTAGTCGCAGGAAGGCTGGCTTGGCGATACCACTTTCTTTGGCGAGAGTCGTGCTCATCTCGCCGGCGTGGTAGCGAGCGACAAGCTGATTGAGTTCGTCAGGTGTGAAGCGATCGGAAAGTCGAGGCAGCAGGTACCTACGTGATCATGGGAGGCATCTGCTCTGCTGCAGGTGCGGCGGCCATACTTCTGTTTCCCACGCTGGAACCGCCAACCCTGGCTTCGATCACCGCAGCCGGGGTGGTGCTGTTCATCGTCGTTGCGGCCTTTGTGGCTTCGGGTGCTGCCAAACGTGAATCGTTGAGCGAATGAATATTCCCGGCGCCATTGCACGCCCAAATGGGCAAAAGTAAAACCCCGGGGCATCGCTCGTCACGCCCCGGGGTTTTACTAACTACAATTGATTTACATTGGATCCGGCCAGTTACCGATGGACATCGGCGTGTAGGTGGTGTCGGTTGACTTGGTGGGCGCGGATACGCGCATAGGATCGGGCCAGTTGCCAATGGCGCTTACGGTGTTGTCTGCTGCCGGTGCGGCAGAGACGACCGCGGGAGCCGCAACCGTCAAAGTCAGTGCGCCTACCAAGGCCACTGACGCGAAGATTTTCTTGAACATGATGTACCCCAATGCGAGTCGGATTCGTTACGGAAATTGCGCGGTCCCTGTTGACATACATTGTAAAATGTTTTCCACAGAGACTGTCAAGGTTTTGGTCAAAAGACACCTGTAGGAGGGACCCGTGGGAAACGGATTCGGCGAGAAACTACGTGCCGAACGGCTCGAACGCGGGTTAACGCAGGCAGAGCTCGGCAAGAACCTGTACTCGCCCAGCTACATTTCACTGCTGGAAACCGGCAGGCGCGAACCTACGGCAGAGGTCATCGAAGAGCTGGCCCGCCGGCTGGAACTGGCTCCCAAAGCGTTGGAAGCGTGGAGCCAACCCGTCTCCGTCAGCGATGCCGAGTACGTCCTGGCCGGCCTGTACGCCCGCCAGGCGTGGGACCTGCGGGACTACCAACTCGCCGCGAGCCACGCCGCCACCGCAGCGCAAATAGCCCTCGAGGCCAAGAACAACAGCGCCTGGTGGAACATGACCTATATGCAGGCCGAGTGCGTGATGAAGCAAGGCCAGCTCAAGGAATGCCAGCAGATCGTTGAGCACCTGCTGGAGCACCCCATGGCCACCGAATCCGCCGGCCTCGGAGTACGCGCCTGGCAGATGCTTGCCGCCGTGTGCCACGGACAAGGGCAGCTGGCCACCGCCGTCGAGCATGCCAAGCAGGCAGTGAAGCTCAGCGAGCAACTGCCCAAGGGCTCCACCCTCATCATTGGCGCGCACCGCGCGCTGATCGGTGCATTGGCTGAGAGCGGCAAGCTGGATGAGGCCTGGGAGTATTGCCTGGCGATGATCGAGCACATGGACGAACATTCCATGTCCCAGTTGGCCGGTGAGGTCGCGTGGGTGGTGGGCAACGTCGCTTTCATGCGCCACGACTACGTGGAGGGCATCAAACACCACGAACGCGCCGCCAAACTGCTCTCCCCCGCCAATGACATCGAGCTGTGGGCCCGCTTCAACAAGGCTTCGGCAGCGGTACGCCTGTCTTCCGGCATCGTGGAACCGGAAACCCTGTCCGCCATTGAACGTGCAGAACTCGCGCTGTCGATCGTGGGAGGCAACAAGACGGACCAGTTGGAGGTCGCTTTCATCCGCGCCCGGTGGCTCTATCTCACCGGCGACATTCCGGCCGCCGTCGAGAAACTCCGCGAAATCCATACCGACCGCAAGGTCTTGGCCCGCCACACGGCCGGCGAAGTTTCACTGCTGTTGGGTAAGTCGTTGAAGGCTGCAGGAGAAGCGTCGGAAGCTCTGAAGTTCCTGGAGGAAGCCCAGCACGACTTCAGCGCCGCGGGAGCCTCGGACAGGGTCCAGCAAGCCATGGACGCCGTCCTGGAGATCCGTTTGGCCGAGCGCCGGGCTGCGAAGGAACACTCCCAAGCCTGATTAAACAAGTGAGTCGCAGTTCATGCCGATATGAGCTCAAACGGCATGAACTGCGACTCAGTTGGATGCTTTACGCGAACGTGCGGCCCGTGAGCTTCTCGTAAGCCTCCACGTAACGGGCACGGGTGCGCTCCACAACGTCGGCGGGAAGTGCCGGCGGCGGGGTGTCCGAGGACTTGTCCCAGCCGGATTCGGCGGAAGTCAGCCAGTCACGGACGTACTGTTTGTCATACGAGGGCTGCGACTTGCCGGGCGCGTACGTGGACGCATCCCAGAACCGCGAGGAATCCGGCGTAAGGACCTCATCACCAAGGGTGATCACACCCGTGGCGGCGTCGATACCGAATTCCACTTTGGTGTCGGCCAGGATGATGCCGCGTTCACGGGCGATCTCCTCGGCGCGGGTGTAGATCTTCAGCGTGAGCTCGCTCAGGCGGGCAGCAATGTCATCGCCCACCATCGCCACGACGTCGTCGTAGGTGATATTGACGTCGTGCTCGCCAACCTCGGCCTTCGCAGACGGCGTGAACAGTGCCTTCTCCAGGCGGGAGCCATCAACCAGGCCCTCAGGCAGCGGGATCTCGCAGACGGTGCCGTGTTCCTTGTACTCGGCCAGGCCCGAACCCGTCAGGTAGCCGCGGGCGATGCATTCCACCGGGAACATGTCCAGCTTCTTGCAGATCATGGCCCGGCCCTCGACCTCGGCAGGCACTCCGCCTTCGACTGTTGAGGCCAGCACGTGGTGCTCAACGTCCAACTGCTCGAACCACCACAGGCTCAGCTGGGTCAGGACGCGGCCCTTGTCCGGGATCTCGCTGCTGAGGACGTGATCGTAGGCGCTGATGCGGTCGCTGGCGACAACCAGGACGCATTCCTGGCCGATCTTCTCCGTGATCGCTTCATCGGCGGGGACATAGAGGTCCCGGACCTTGCCGGAGTAGACGTGGGTCCAGCCCGGGAGATCCAGGGTCTCGGTCTCGAAACCGCCTGCGGGAAGGGATTCAGTCATGCTCACGCCTGCACTTTCGGGATGGTGCCGGTGGCCGCGTACGGCACCCGGATTTCGCCGCGGGCGGCCTTGCCTGCGATGTCCGTACGGAACTGTGAGCCTTCAAGCTGAACCAGCTCGACGCCGTCGTACGCTTTCTCGCGGGCCTCCACCAGATCCGAACCGAGCGCCACAACCGCCAGGACGCGGCCGCCGGCGGAGACAACCTTGCCTTCGTCGTCCAGCTTGGTACCGGCGTGGACCACGTGG is from Paenarthrobacter nicotinovorans and encodes:
- a CDS encoding helix-turn-helix domain-containing protein: MGNGFGEKLRAERLERGLTQAELGKNLYSPSYISLLETGRREPTAEVIEELARRLELAPKALEAWSQPVSVSDAEYVLAGLYARQAWDLRDYQLAASHAATAAQIALEAKNNSAWWNMTYMQAECVMKQGQLKECQQIVEHLLEHPMATESAGLGVRAWQMLAAVCHGQGQLATAVEHAKQAVKLSEQLPKGSTLIIGAHRALIGALAESGKLDEAWEYCLAMIEHMDEHSMSQLAGEVAWVVGNVAFMRHDYVEGIKHHERAAKLLSPANDIELWARFNKASAAVRLSSGIVEPETLSAIERAELALSIVGGNKTDQLEVAFIRARWLYLTGDIPAAVEKLREIHTDRKVLARHTAGEVSLLLGKSLKAAGEASEALKFLEEAQHDFSAAGASDRVQQAMDAVLEIRLAERRAAKEHSQA
- a CDS encoding phosphoribosylaminoimidazolesuccinocarboxamide synthase, with translation MTESLPAGGFETETLDLPGWTHVYSGKVRDLYVPADEAITEKIGQECVLVVASDRISAYDHVLSSEIPDKGRVLTQLSLWWFEQLDVEHHVLASTVEGGVPAEVEGRAMICKKLDMFPVECIARGYLTGSGLAEYKEHGTVCEIPLPEGLVDGSRLEKALFTPSAKAEVGEHDVNITYDDVVAMVGDDIAARLSELTLKIYTRAEEIARERGIILADTKVEFGIDAATGVITLGDEVLTPDSSRFWDASTYAPGKSQPSYDKQYVRDWLTSAESGWDKSSDTPPPALPADVVERTRARYVEAYEKLTGRTFA
- a CDS encoding AAA family ATPase, which gives rise to MSLEADIATWIGTRPTWQQQVFSSLCKGDPIGEAEIDQIAEDLLTGSVADALQLSASDIPGGAAISDPVRLLQLRNVEGINALASDQTLTFSGSGLTVIYGDNGSGKSGYARLLRTAVRARVHGDVLGNVFASNGSDDQHAVFEYVVGDASRTDEWKWQEPFSGELAQVQFYDDACGHAYVSTASEISYRPSALELLDQLGQVCDAVCATLDEKLQENTNSKASMPVVHPDTKASAFLSSLTGQTTKEQLDVALTSRADISEDLSNAIQAEAQLKSSDPAKERQRLNNLATDYKTIAAHCKLVFSSLSTDGLQLLAKTRKGALELRAAAKIASSDKFSEEPLDGVGSETWRTLWEAAKAFSETDAYTGHDFPHVEEESRCVLCQQVLDKGGAERLSRFRTFMTDTTEEDAKAAEGLLQAKRAELAMLHHLPATISASLTRLTIADDPTATKAEEWLQKAIDTALQAVKWIDGQQDDPPAALVECSAAALTTKGDELTKEALAIDSGTFQTQLANASAAVRDLQSQTALIGAADSIRQEVSRLALRTTIEKAKRSTDTGVITRKTTELTKEHVTRLVRDKFTRETERLRLTGVTLDPQRGKKNTLPHLPSLVNTTSRASVTDVLSEGEKTALGLAGFFTEVAFDETRSAVVLDDPITSLDHGRRSIVARRIVELAEDRQVVVFTHDISFVGDLVKHADEFGVPVARRWISRQKESTGYCLDGHPWTAKDVSTRIHDLKTEAARIAKERKDLNPEEYDRRCSAWAGDLSTTWERAVNLEIVYQVVDRGTAEVKPKMFKLLAAITQQDNDEFQLGYSHASKWTRRHDQDPETNYTPPEPEELESEISRLDEWFKRVRKYRN
- a CDS encoding M48 family metallopeptidase: MSTASAYLTVSGIDVDVIYKNIKNLHIAVYPPLGRVRVAAPERLDDDAIRLAVVQRLPWIKKQREQLRNAVRQTEREMVTGESHYVWGQRYRLKVVNEPGRIQFAITGKRLTVYAPDDSTPDSLRAALDEWYRTALKREIPELIAKWQPVIGRDVAKWTVRRMKTKWGSCNRESAHVWFNIELAKKHPHCLEYIAVHEMMHLIERHHNERFTELMDQHLPDWRARRDELNAAPLVQEKWGITDVAGS